GACGAGAGGAGGGGTGACTTCAGCAGCAGGCCTCTTTTGAGGCCTGTACTGGCCTGATATTGTTTGATCCCTGTTGTAGTTCTGGGCCTGAGAGTTCTGCTGTGGCTGGGTCTTGAGCCCAGGGATAGGGAGCTGGGGAGCAATTTGGAAGTCAGACACCTGGCTGTTATAAAAGCTGCCCATGACATTGTGTTGGTGTCCATTTTGTTGGTGTAACATCGTGGGCAGCAttttctgctgctgctgttgctgggtCTGCAGGGAAAAGTGTCCTTGTAGGCAGCTAGCCGGGTTGGGATCTAGAATGACGTCTTTTGGTTGATTTGAAATATTCTGGGCAAAGGTTTCCAACAGGGTGTCGGCCACCATGTTGGTATTGGGCATGGAGGAGGGCAAGGGCATCCACATAGTTTCCTGACCGGGCACTGCATAGGGATCTGATTGGCTTATGGAGCTCTGGTCCTGAAATCTCATTGGCTGATCATTCATGTTCCACCCCAGCAGCTGGCTCTGGATTGGCAGACCCATATGAGCAGGGATGACCTGAGTGGCAGAGCTCCGATTGGCAAGGCCTGACTGCATCTGTTGTCTCAGGGAATAAGACGCCAGCCCGTTACCAGGGCTGGACAGCATCTGAGAGGCCTGGAGGCCTTGCTGCCTACCTTTGGCTTGGTTCTGCCGCACCTGGGCACAGGAGCCAGTCAGGGAAGGGTTAAAGGCCAGAGGGTTAGCGTGGCTCTCCAGGCCCAGGTTCTTTCCCAGGGATTGGGCAAAGGTGTTCCTGGAGGAAGCCTGCTGGAGTGTGGGGCTGTTCAATCCCATCTGAGAGCCCATGTGTGTCAGCTTCATCGTGCCCCGAACGTTACTCACTGTTTCAGCCGCACTCAAGCCTCCCATCCCAAGCAACTGGTTCTGCTGGTGATCAACCCCCCAGTTGAAGCCCTTTCCTCCAGGCATCATGGTATTCCCCTGCAGGTCAACATTTGTAAGACACTCTGGTACCTCAAGGAGAGGGTTGTTGACACTGACGGAACCCAGCATTGAGCCCAGATGCTCGGGCATCTTGAGTCCTCCGTTCTCCTTGAAGAGATGTTCCTCCACATATGACAGGATGTCATGGTTGAGGATGTCATCAAGGTCCTCGGACATCTCACAGTTGCTGGAGCTCATCTTCAGCAGAGTGTTCTCCCAGTCCTTCAGCTCCGTGGGGTCCACATCCAGGCTGCAACAAGATAAGATCAGATAAGGTCCACTTCCAGGCCGCAATCAcatcaaatccaactttatttgtATAGCACATTTCATACAAGCTACAGtatagcaatacaatacaatacaatgtgCTTCACCAATTTTTTTTGAAATAGATACAATAAATAATAGAAAATAGATGGTAATTTTCCATGAACAAAAATGGTGTGACTTGCTTCAGCTCTTTGAAAGTATTTTTGTGGTAGTACAAGAAGTTTAAACATTTTACTTAAGTGAAGCGGTGAAATATATTCGAAGTTCAATTTATTAAAATATCTGGTCTGATTACTTTGATAGACTGTGTCAACCTCATTACTTTGGACTGTGGGGCACATATTCAATCACAAATAATTACACTAAGACTACTACACTTTTAATCATAAGGAATTAGAAATGTTTTAGGTGATCATCTGGAGAGAGAAGTATGATGATGCGTCtagtggaagaagtttagaaGATTGTTAGTGAGGAAAATATGTTGAGGTAGTTGAAGAAGTAAAACAAATGAAAGGTTGAGtaagttctgtccacaaatgtacCCACATTTTCATTATATGTAAATAGTTACATACTTCTCCCTATTAGCTGAAATCGTATTTTTTTCAAAGCTATTTTAGCTGTCATGTTAGCTGTTTGGTCCGAACAAATTCACAAATTTGTGGCGCTATGCAGAAGTTGACTCCCTCCAAGCACGCGTTGCTAGACAACCCGCCTACACTTGCCTAGGCAGGCCTGCTCCCTCTGTGGCTAAAGCCAGCGTGAGAAATGTGCTAACAAACGTTTGTGCTGTGCAACTAAATAAATACTGCACTCTGACACACAAAACCTACGTACTTGCTATAGTCGTGATAGTGTTGCTAGACAAAGCAACTACCTTCACCTTTCAATTTTATAATCTACTGttgttttttattcatttatatGATTTATTTTATGGTAGAAGTCAAACCTTGAACACAGGCTGTTGTCCCCGATGATCTGCTGCAGTGTTTCCATCAGGTCCTGGACAGTGGACTCCTCCCTGATGCCCGCGTCCGGCTTGGGCACAGTGTGGTGTTGGGACTGCCAGGAATCACCAGGCACGTTGGCCATTGCGTGGCTGTTGCTgaaggcctggtcttcccaggagCACAGCTCCTGAGGGTTGGGGGGCTCGCTGGAGGGCTCGCTGGGGCTGGTCTGTATGGATGAATAAATTAAATGAATAAAATACTTTCCGTGTCAAGTCATCCTTAGCGACCCATCCCTTACGGGATTATTTGACACATTGTCGGTGTtcaaaatggcaacctattccctacatagtatacTAGAgacctattggccctggtcaaacatagtgcatAATGTAGGGAATACGGTACAACAGAGTAAATTGCTGTACCTGCATATAGACGGACTGGTCCTGCTTCAGCATGGAGCCCAGCAGGGAGTCGGGGTCCAGGGCCATTTCTTCGGCCATCTTCCTGATCTTAGGGCTCTTGCTCTGAGTTGGAACGTCAGCTACGTCCAGAGAGAGGCCCACCTCGTAGAGAACAGCTTCCCCAGTGGCGAAGTTAAAGGGCAGCTGGAGTCTCCGCTGGCGAAGCTGCTCCTCACCCTCCTTATTTCTTGAGGGATAAAAAGGAGTGTTAGAACAAAATAGaatagagtacagcagagtacagagCAGAGTAATCTTGGATTGGATTGTCCAGATAATGACTCTACTCACGATAACGGTCTCTGTCTGACCATGATGAAGTCGGGCCTCCCTCCCTTGTAGATCAGTCTGGCATTAGCCTGAACCCAGACCCACACACCATTCTTGGCCAGAAGCCTAAACACAGTCAGACCACTCTCACCTGTCTTTATCACTAAGGAGGGAAACAGACACGAGGGAACTGTCAACAACAGGGACGGGTACAGCAAATACATAGAACTCGTTCGTTTTTGTTCATTTCATTAATTCGTTGTTTAATCCATTTGTTAGTTCAGTCGTTCGTTCATTTGTCCGTTCAATCACCCGTTAGTTAATTCAAACCTCCAAAGAGGAAAGTCGTAATATTAATTGGGAAACGTGATAACGACTTACTTCTGACATGGTTGTCGGCACAGTACATCATGTCAGCAGCGTGGATGAACTGGTATCCAGAGCCTCTCATACACAACTCCAGCTCAGTGTAGCCCAGAACCACCTTCCCTCTGACATACAGTAACGCACAGGAGGAATAACATCAGAAACGCTCGCTAATTActctgtttttttcttcttcgctTCTCTACAGTTTGTGGTTACTATTCATAGTAACGTTCATGAATAAGTCATCACAAATGCTTATAAATCATTTAGAAATGAATGTCAATGTTATAATGCACACAAAGGAATAACGCCATCATTAGATATACACCacgtggccaaaagtatgtggacacccactcgtcgaacatctcattccaaaatcatgggcgttaatatggagttggtccccccctatAACTGCCTCTactcttatgggaaggctttccactagatcttggaacattgctgcggggacttgcttccattcagacataagagcattagtgaggtcgggcagggatattggccgattaggcctggctcgcagtcagcgttccaattcatcccaaaggtgttcgatagggttaaggtcagggctctgtgcaggccagtcaagttcttccacatcgatctcggtAAATTatttctgtattgacctcgctttgtgcacggagacattgtcatgctgaaacaagaaagggccttccccaagctGTTGTCACaacgttggaagcacagaattgcctAGAATGCCACTGTATGATGTAGCGTTAAGaactcccttcactggaactaaggggcctagcccaagatatgaaaaacagctccagaccattattcttcctccaccaaactttacagttggcactacgcattggggcaggtagtattctcctggcatccgccaaagccGAGAttaatccgtcggactgccagatggtgaagcgtgatccatcactccagagaacgcatttcctcTGCTCCAGAGACCAATGGTGACAAGcttaggcttgtgtacggctgctcggccatggaaacccatttcatgaagctcccgacaaacagttattgtgctgacgttgcttccagaggcagtttagaactcggtagtgtgtgttgcaactgaggaaagGCGATTTTTTGCGctgcgcgcttcagcactcaatggtcccgttctgtgagcttgtgtggcctactactttgCAGCTAAtccgttgttgttcctagacgtttccacttcacaataacagcttttacagttgactggggcagaaatttgatgaactgacttgttgaaagtcactgagctcttcagtacaggccattctactgccaatgtttgtttatggagattgcatggcggtgtgctcgattttatacacttgtcagcaacggatgtggctgaaatggccGAATCCCCTAAGGGATGTGCACATACTGTAGTGTACTTTAATAATAACAGTGGATGGGAGTGTTACCGTGTATCAACATTTGTGGGGGTGAAGTCCAGCTTGTGTTTGGTCTGGAATATAAGTGTCTTGGTCCTGATCTCCAGGATAGAGGGGGTCTGGATGGGGGTAGCCACCACAAACAGGGCCAGCTGGGGATGGTCTATGGTCCCGTCATCTGACATCTTGTTCTGGCCATGGAGGTACTTCAGACGCCCATTGAAGTTTAGGGCCTGGAGTTGAGACACAGGGAAATAAGGTGGAAAGGTAAGGGACTTCTCAATCTGTGTGATCACATGAGGATAAACATAAATCATAAATACAACTACACTAAGTTTTTGTTTTGAGTATTGCCTCATTCTGTAGAGGCAAAAGTCGTATTTTAACCACTACCTACTAATACAAAGTTAATCTGTAGACGTTAGGCCTCTTAACGTGTGGGGTTGGACTGTTAGTTTTACTGTACCAGGAAGCCAGAGGAGTTGTCCAGGAGACAGCGGAAGCGACAGACAAAGCTCCTCTCCAGGAAGGAGGAGTTCTCAGGGGGAATGTGCTGCGGGTTGTAGCTCACTATGTTGCTGGTGATGTCACTGCTGTTGTTAGGCTGCAGGCCTACAGTACACAcagttacggtacagacacatgtatatttaaatatatattttatattttagtaaTTTATTAGACACTCTTATCTAGAGTAACTGacaagagcaattagggttaagtgccttgctcaagagcacatttttcacgAAGTTGtctctgggattcgaaccagagacctttcagttactggctaaATACTTAATAGTTAATAAATACTTAATAGCTAGGCCGCCTGTTTATTATCCTGTATATTCAGCTAACTATACAAAACGTTTTTTCAAGCAAAATCAAATCTTTCCACAAAGGTTGGCTTAGTCCACGTGTCAAagtcattccacggagggccgagtgtctgtccTTGTACGTTATTgctgaattaaggtcactaattagtaaggaactcccttcacctggttgtctcggtcttaattgaaaggaaaaacccaaAACCCGctgacactcggccctccgtggaatgagttcaACACCCCTGGCTTAGGCAGTCGGGAAAAACCAGGGTGTGAGTACTAACATAGCAGAATAGTGTACTAACATAGTGCATTACTCACTCTCTGTTGTCCCTGGCTCTGTATCAAACTGGTTGGGGTTAAGGGCGAAGTGGAGCTGACGTCTGAACAAGGCCCTGTCGTCCGTGTGGATCAACTCAAACACACTCTGGTGAACCACATCTGACTGTGGGAGACAGGACAAAGAGGGAGACAAGAGTGTAAAAGACGATATACAGCAGCTACAGTACAGAGTCCAGAGGAATATATGAAGTGCAAGAGATTCAGTCATTTCCAAATGTCTCCTGATAATACGAACTAACAGGTGCTGCCCTCTAGTGGTTTGGAAGCCATAATACTCCACCGTCTGCTTCATTCAATGTTTTGTGGGAAGGGGAAAGGAGTGGGATGGATTGTACATCTCTCGTTAAAGAGCAAAGCTCACCAGGTGCAGAGGCACAAACAACCTCCATATTCCAAGAGgactctctgtgggtgtgtgtgcgtacgtgtgtgttgttgtttggaGCATGAGTCATCAACATATTAAAAAACATATTCATTAGAGCCTCTCTCCTGCAGTGTAACGTCTGTCTTTAGGCTCGTGACCTGgccatgcactgtgtgtgtgtgtgtgtgtgtgtgtgtgtatgtgtgtgtgtgtgtgtgtgtgtgtgtgtgtgtgtgtgtgtgtgtgtgtgtgtgtgtgtgtgtgcactgtaaaTAGGGGTGAACGTATGTTTAATTTCTTCCCAGTACGGGACGTCCTATGTGTGCACACGCttatgggcctaatcatagaatTTTACCGGGATGCCATACCGGACCGCCTTACGTTCACCCCTggctgtaaatgtgtgtgtgtgtgtgtgtgtactgttaaGTGTGTGTATGGGCCAATGACCCGGGTTCATGCATCGTGTTGCACAGAGGGCAAGCAGTGCTTCTGGGCCCAATGTGCCAAGCGGCAGTCACGCTACactttattgttcccagcacacaTGACTCATGTGTTTTCTCATTCCCTTCGATCCATTAATGGCTCCGCCATGAAAAAAACGCCGGGAACGTAGGTCTTGACGGAGAGAGAGCTATGTGATTAGATGCTTGTTCTCTTTTCCCTTTTCTCCCTTAGGCTCCCTAAAAACGTGTACTTGGCCTCAGTCAAGGTCTCTCTCTGGGAATGATGTGTGTGTACGCACGGAACGAGAGTTTGGAGTTTGTTTGTCGATGAATTTCTGACTTATAAACACATCCATTTAAACGTGGTCTGTATAAATGTCTGTGATGGGAAAGCGAGCCGAAGGCATATGAATCTCAACTCCATGCACTTCTGCTTCTgattatagccttgctacttcaGTTATGACTGATATGCTATGGGGATGATCAAAGTTGAGGCGTCACATTAGAATGTCCAACAAGGTCAACTGGCCAGCAAATTATTCAACTGTGACAATACTGACATTTCTCTTTAGTGTATATGTGATGGTGTAATTAGCTAGGTAGTTGATATGGGCTGCTATGAGGTGACAGGTATGATACCATTAGCTAGCTAGGTGATACAGCTACTATGAGGTGACAGGTATGATACCATTAGCTAGCTAGGTGATACGGCTGCAATAAGCTGACATGTAAGTTACCATTAGCTAGCTAGGTGATACGGCTACTATGAGGTGACAGGTATttcttttttcacctttatttaaccaggtaggcaagttgagaacaagttctcatttacaattgcgacctggccaagataaagcaaagcagttcgacacatacaacgacacagagttacacatggagtaaaacaaacatacagtcaataatacagtataaacaagtctatatacgatgtgagcaaatgaggtgagataagggaggtaaaggcaaaaaaaggccatggtggcaaagtaaatacaaatagcaagtaaaacactggaatggtagatttgcaatggaagaatgtgcaaaggagcaaaataaataaataaataaaatacagtagggaaagaggtagttgtttgggctaaattataggtgggctatgtacaggtgcagtaatctgtgagctgctctgacagttggtgcttaaagctagtgagggagataagtgtttccagtttcagagatttttgtagtttgttccagtcattggcagcagagaactggaaggagaggcggccaaagaaagaattgattttgggggtgactagagagatatacctgctggagcgcgtgctacaggtgggagatgctatggtgaccagcgagctgagataaggggggactttacctagcagggtcttgtagatgacatggagccagtgggtttggcgacgagtatgaagcgagggccagccaacgagagcgtacaggtcgcaatggtgggtagaatatggggctttggtgacaaaacggattgcactgtgatagactgcatccaatttgttgagtagggtattggaggctattttgtaaatgacatcgccaaagtcgaggattggtaggatggtcagttttacaagggtatgtttggcagcatgagtgaaggatgctttgttgcgaaataggaagccaattctagatttaactttggattggagatgtttgatatgggtctggaataagagttacagtctaaccagacacctaagtatttgtagttgtccacgtattctaagtcagagccgtccagagtagtgatgttggacaggcgggcaggtgcaggtagcgatcggttgaagttttacttgtatttaagagcaattggaggccaaggaaggagagttgtaaggcattgaagcttgcctggagggttgttaacacagtgaccaaagaagggccagaagtatacagaatggtgtcgtctgcgtagaggtggatcagagactcaccagcagcaagagcgacctcattgatgtatacagagaagagagtcggtccaagaattgaaccctgtgaggGTTCCACTATGAGGTGACATGTTTGATACCATTAGCTAGCTAGGTGATACGGCTACTATAAGGTGACAGGTATGATACCATTAGCTAGCTAGGTGATATGGGCTGCTATAAGCTGACATGTTGGATACCATCAGCTAGCTAGGTGATGTGGTTGCTATGAGGTGACAGGTATGATACCATTAGCTAGCTAGGTGATATGGGCTGCTGCTATAAGCTGACATGTTGGATACCATCAGCTAGCTAGATGATGCGGCTGCTATAAGCTGACATGTTGGATACCATCAGCTAGCTAGGTGATGCGGCTGCTATGAGGTGACTTGAAATGTAGCTACATAGGGTCTTCATAAAACCTgaataacccatacataacacatttatAAGCAGTATATGCATAATGTGGGTGCactgtctgtgtgtcagtcagcGTGGAACAAAAGGCCCTATTTTACCTGGTGGAAGCCTAGGTAGTCCTGAACAGTAGGAGAGGAGTAGAACACGTATCCCTCCGCCGTGACCACCAGCACAAAGCCGTTCAGGgcctagagacacagagaggcacaGTCAGACAAAAATAAACACTATGAACTTACTATTTATGAAATTAatagtattatattattatgaaGTTCACACGTAAACAAGACACACTTCGTTATTTGACATGAAGATGGGCAAATAAACTTAAACTGAAAGAAAGAAGAATGAATTCCATGACGTAGTGAATGATAAGGGGCAATAAGCGAGTCAAATTAAATTAGAGGAGGAATTCTGGTCGGCTGTTGAAGAAGGGAGAAGtagccatggtgtgtgtgtgtctatgtgtttgtTCAGGTTTGGGTAAACATCCCATGTAATTAGCCATTCCTTTGTTCAGGTGTTAAATGTGACAATACAACGGAGCAGGGGGGAATACAGCTTCTTGTCACGCACAGGATCCTGGACCTTGTAAACAATAGACCaccagagtgtgtgagagagagagagcgagagagagagagagagagagagagagagagagacagacagacagacagacagacagacagacagacagacagacagacagacagacagacagacagacagacagagtgtgcgAGAGGTCCTGCATTTTGGTATCACAATAAAGGGCCTATCTGGATTTACTGGAAGCTGCTGCAAGTTTTCAGCATTTAAAACACAGACATTAGCTAACAGGTTTAGGAATACAGGCcaaagtatttgtgtgtgtgtgcagtggtggaaaaagtacctaattGTCATAGTTGAGTAAACGTAAAAGATACATTAATggaaaatgactaaagtaaaagtgaactacttgagtaaaagtctggttttaaatatacttaagtatcaaaagtacatgtaattgTAAAAATATACTCAAGTATCTAAAGTACAAGtcatttcaaattgcttatattaagcaaaccagacatcATTGAGTCTCTccggggctcccgagtggcacagcggtctaaggtactgtatttcagtgcaagaggtgtcactacagcccCTGGTTCAAATCCTGGCTATATCACacccagctgtgattgggagtcccatagggcggcgcacaatttccCCCCCAGTGTGGTCttggtttggccggtgtaggccgtcattgtaaataagagattttttgtaactgacttgcctagttaaattaaggttaaatgtaaaaacatttttacaaacaaagcatctgtgttacaaacaaagcatttgtgtttagggagttctccagatcagagacagtagtgatgaccagggatgctctcttgataagtgcgtgaattggaccattttcctattctgctaagcattaaaaatg
This genomic interval from Oncorhynchus clarkii lewisi isolate Uvic-CL-2024 chromosome 18, UVic_Ocla_1.0, whole genome shotgun sequence contains the following:
- the LOC139373251 gene encoding aryl hydrocarbon receptor-like, whose amino-acid sequence is MLGSTAQYAAKKRKKPVQKIPKPPPTDGIKSNPSKRHRDRLNGELDKLTGLLPFSEDVCARLDKLSVLRLSVGYLKVKSFFSATMKKGSPGWGVERAVGFAGTGPITLAKSTTATTSVDVVTFSEGNLLLQALNGFVLVVTAEGYVFYSSPTVQDYLGFHQSDVVHQSVFELIHTDDRALFRRQLHFALNPNQFDTEPGTTESLQPNNSSDITSNIVSYNPQHIPPENSSFLERSFVCRFRCLLDNSSGFLALNFNGRLKYLHGQNKMSDDGTIDHPQLALFVVATPIQTPSILEIRTKTLIFQTKHKLDFTPTNVDTRGKVVLGYTELELCMRGSGYQFIHAADMMYCADNHVRMIKTGESGLTVFRLLAKNGVWVWVQANARLIYKGGRPDFIMVRQRPLSNKEGEEQLRQRRLQLPFNFATGEAVLYEVGLSLDVADVPTQSKSPKIRKMAEEMALDPDSLLGSMLKQDQSVYMQTSPSEPSSEPPNPQELCSWEDQAFSNSHAMANVPGDSWQSQHHTVPKPDAGIREESTVQDLMETLQQIIGDNSLCSSLDVDPTELKDWENTLLKMSSSNCEMSEDLDDILNHDILSYVEEHLFKENGGLKMPEHLGSMLGSVSVNNPLLEVPECLTNVDLQGNTMMPGGKGFNWGVDHQQNQLLGMGGLSAAETVSNVRGTMKLTHMGSQMGLNSPTLQQASSRNTFAQSLGKNLGLESHANPLAFNPSLTGSCAQVRQNQAKGRQQGLQASQMLSSPGNGLASYSLRQQMQSGLANRSSATQVIPAHMGLPIQSQLLGWNMNDQPMRFQDQSSISQSDPYAVPGQETMWMPLPSSMPNTNMVADTLLETFAQNISNQPKDVILDPNPASCLQGHFSLQTQQQQQQKMLPTMLHQQNGHQHNVMGSFYNSQVSDFQIAPQLPIPGLKTQPQQNSQAQNYNRDQTISGQYRPQKRPAAEVTPPLVSSNSCMFSSTNAPLVPVNGVCLTPNTALGSLVPSSCQRATALLHDHSPSQASCYFQGNSSGPIVGSSAIPQGDTNISPLSCQVGPGLTAGGLTPDSLLVQQQYLNCNGQTQVTNCPMEENMSFQFPPLPLPLPLPKGTIYFTENNQTNCCDF